The Streptomyces cyanogenus DNA segment TAGGGCGGCGTGGGACGTGGCGATCTGACGAACGAGGAGTGGGCTCGACTCCTCCCGCACCTGCCTGCCAACGGTGGGCGGGGCGGGCAGTGGAGTGACCACCGTCGTGTGCTGAACGGCATCTACTTCCGTGAGCGCACGGGCGTCCCCTGGCGGGATCTGCCCGTGCGTTATGGGAAGTGGAAGACCGTATATGAACGCCATCGCCGCTGGTCGGGGGACGGGACCTGGGACCGGATCCTGAAAGCCGTCCAGGCCCGTGCCGACGCGGAGGGCCGTCTGGACTGGAGCCAGGTCAGCGTCGACTCCACCACGTGCCGGGCCCACCAGCACGCCGCAGGGGCAAGGAAGGCTACCCCGACCAACGGCTCAAAAAAGGGGCAGTCCCGGCCCGCCACCGCGCCGACGAGGGAATCGGACGATCCCGTGGCGGCCTGACCAGCAAGATTTCACCTGGCCGGCGAAGGCGGTCGCCGCCCACTCGGCCTGCTCATCACTCCCGGCCAAGCCCACGACGGGAGCATGCTCGAGCAGGTCATGGCCGAGGTCCGAGTTCCCCGCCGGGGCGGCGGCCATCCCCGCACACGCCCTGACGCACTGAGCGCCGATAAGGCCTACAGTTCCCGTCGCATACGGATCTACCTGCGCAGACGCCAAATCCCTCACAGCATCCCGAAGAAGAAGGATCAGGTGGGCCACCGTCTGGCTCGGGGCCCAGCGGGCGGCCGTCCGCCCTCCTTCGATCGCGCCGCCTACAAGCGCCGCAACGAGGTCGAGCGCATGATCAACAGGCTGAAGGGCTTCCGCGCCGTGGCGACGCGCTACGACAAGCGCGCCTACGTCTTCCACGGCACTGTGACCGTTGCCGCAATCCGTCTCTGGCTCCGCGATTGACGCGCCGCCGCCGTCAGAGCTGCGGCAGTCGGTCCGCAACTGTGGGAGAACGTCGCTCCTCAAGCCAGAAGAGATAGACGCGCAGGTGCGATGCCAGCTCGCCGTCGAGGTAGGCGGCGTACTTCAAGGCAGCGGCGGCCACACCTTGCCCTGCCTTCGCGTCGTCGGCCTCCCAGTCGGCGCGCCGATTCGCCAGATACTCCCTGATCCGCCCTCGATCGCGCCACCATTCCCGGACCGCTGCCGGCGTCCAGTGAGTGTCACAGTCACAGCCGTAGCCGGAGAAGGCCTCAGCCTCCGCTGCATCGACCAGCTGCTGAAGCTCCTCCGGCGTTCGGGGCTGCCGGTACACGTACTCGGTGAAGTAGTCGGCCTCGTAGAGCACGAGCTCTGGGGCGTGGATACGGCCCGTGCCACAGTTATCGGTTTCGGCCCCGTAGAACGGTCCGGGCACGTTGAGCCACTTCCGCTCCGACCACTGCCCCAGGAACGCTCCGCGCGCATCGTCGAGCAGAGGCACCGGATCGAAGTAGAGGTCCACGGCAGAAGGTTAGCCACGTGCCGAACGATTCACCGGACACGGCCTAGGTCCACACCGCCACCCTCGCCCTGAGCAACACGGATCGTAGCCCACGAATACCCCCGAAACGACACGACGCGTACCCGTTCGCAGCACCGTGACTTTCCGCCGGCAGCGCGCTGGGCCGCGACGGTGGGTTCCCGGTGCTGGATGTTCCTCGCCGGGTTCGTCCAGTTCGGCGCGGCCGAACAGTAGCGCGTCGCCGGGAGGCAGGTGGGTGAGGTGCGGTGCAGCAGGTCATCGCCCGCGGCCTCCGCGAGCGTGCTGAGGACGGCACCGGTATCCCAGCGGGCCGTCTCGGGCGTGGTGTCTTCGATGAGAGGGCGACGGCCTCGACGAATTCCTGAGGGCAGTCGGGTTGCGGGCAGCGGGTCCGACAGCAGCGGCCGGTACTGCGGCGAGAGGTGTTCGGCGAGTTCCTTGCGTCCGGCGCCGACCAGGTGGGCGCCCGGGGTGGCCAGCACCGCGCGGGTGACCCGCTCGGCCTCGCAGATGGTGGCGTACTCGCCGCGGTCCTGGACCTGGGGCTGGGGCCCGGAACTGTCCCACGCCTTCGCCATGGGTGGGCCTCCGTCGATCCGTGTGCGGCTTCGTGCCGCCGTCAGGGGTTTCGAGCCTGCATGCGAAAGGACCGCCCTGGCTCCCGGTGGCACAGTCGCCGGTATCCCGGCCGCAAGGCGTTACCGGACCGGGATGTGCTGTGCGGGCTGCACACCGGCATCCAGTGGGAGTGCCTCCCGAAGGAGCTGGGATTCGGCTCGGGCATGACCTGCTGGCGACGCCTGCGGGACTGGACTGAGGCCGGCGTGTGGGGGAACGGGAGTGGCTACCCCGGAGGCAGCGCGCGCTCCCTGCGGTTGCGCTTCTCCATAGCCGCGCCCACCCAGATGCACCAGGCGACGCAGCTGGCCAGGAGGAGGAAATAGGTCATGAATCCGTTGGTGTCGCCGAAGAGCCACAGCGCCAGTGCGGGGGGCCCGAAAACGATCAGCGGGCCGATGACCCACCAGGTCAGATATGTGCGCAGTATCTCCCCGCCGACGAGCGGCGTCTCCTCGTGCACCGCGTAGTGGGTGACCGAAGTACTGCCGTTCCCGTACTGTGTGTAGGACGAGTCGCCGACGGTCAGGCGATGCCGACGCAAGGGGATCACCGGCAGAAAAAGCAGCACGGCCCACTGGGTGGCGTGGTGGCTGCCGTCACGATTCGGGTAGCTGAAGCCCCGATACGTGGTGCCGAATCCGTTCCACGTCGACATTCTTCGCATCCTCCTCGCCGTCTCCGGCCTGAACTGTCTCACGTCTGGCGGGATTTGGGGATCGGATGAGACGTGATCCGTACATCGTAGGACCTGTCCAAGCAGCCGAACCCTCTGGAGACCCAGCGGAAGGCTACGCCCACCGGATCGCGTCGCAGGGGCAGCAGTGGGTGACGCCGTTGCGGTTGCCGCCGGTCAGCAGGATCGCGAACGGGGTACGTACGGCAACGGCGTGCGGCCCGGACGACGGAAGCGGCGCTCACGCTGCGGCAGCAGCGGCTCCAGGCGGTCCACAGCTCATCCGAGATGATCCACGGTGACGCCCCCACGCCAGACCGAACGCCCGACTCTCGCCCGACTACGGCTGTCAGGAGCGATCCACCTCTTCTTGTCAGCCGTTGTAAAATGGAGTCCGGCCATGAGTGTCACCCGCCACTGCGGCATGACCGAACCGGCTGCCGACGCGGCCATCGACGCCGCCTGCCGCAACCTGCGGCTGCCCACCATGCGCGGCCAGTTCTCCGAACTCGCCGACGCCGCGGCCCGCGACCAGATGACCTACCGCGGGTTTCCTGGCCGAGCTGCTGATGGCCGAGTGCGAGGACCGCAACCGCCGCCGCTCCGAACGCCGGATCAAAGCCGCGGGCTTCCCCGGGAGAAGGCACTGCGCACCTTCGAGTTCGACGTGAACCCCGCCATCGACCCGGCAGGCCAAGTACGAGGCCACCAAACTGGTCAACGAACTCGTGGAGGCCGCCGACGAGAAGCTGCTGTGACCAAGACCATCGCCCGCTACGGACGGGGCGATCTCCTCTGTATTGACGAGCTACTGTCCCAGGTTCTGACGGAGCGTGAGGAGACCAGGACCTTCACCGGCCCCAGGCTCTGCGCAGCCATCGTGGACCGCCTCGCCCACACCAAAGCCCGCCAGCAGGCCGCAGCAGCCTCCTGACCCATCCCAGCCGACCTGGTCTCGGTCTGGGGTGATGCGGCCCGCCGCGGCTACTTCCCCGCTCGCATCGAGCGAAATGCGCCCTACGGCAGCGAGCGTGTGAGCCACACCAGTTCGCCACTCTCGTCGGTCGAGACGTGGTCGCGCTCGAACCCAAGCTTTTCGAGGACGCGAAACGACGGCGCGTTCCAGGGACGTACCGTCGCCCAGAGTCGTTTCCGCCCAGTCGCGATCGCCGCATCGAGCACCGCGGACGCAGCCTCGGTGGCATAGCCCTGTCCGTGCACGCGCCGGAACAGCTCATAGGCGATCTCCGGCTCGTCAACGGAAGCCCGACCGACAGTGAGCCCGCAATATCCGATGAAGTCGCCCACATCGCGGCGGATGACGGGCATCAGCGCAATCCCTGTCAGTGCGGACGCAGCCCGCTGATCCTCGATCATCCGCCGGTTGTCCTCGAACGACGGCATCCCACCACCCCGTTCGGCGACGAGCACGCGATGGGCGTCGATGTCGGGCTCGGTCCACTGACGCAACGTCATCCGAGCGGTATCCAGTCGGAGCGGCATCGGCGAATAGGGCATGACGACATGCTACCGACGTGCCCAGGGCGGAACCTCACCTCACTGATATCGGGACAATCGACTCGTTCGAGGCCAGCAGAGCCTGCACGGCCGGCGAGAGATCGGCCAGCGCACATGCACCACGGTCGGTTGTGCCCACCTCAGGAGTGGGGCGGCATCGATCTTGAACCCAGAATGGAGAATACGTTCCACTCCTTGCCGCCGGACATCGAGCGGCTGGTGTCGGCCGGCCACCGGTGCAGGTGCACCGGGGTACCTGCCAGTGGCGGGCAAGCGACGCCGGCCCGTCAAGCAAGACGAAGCCCGCCGTCTGCTGGCCGGCGGCACCAGCGGCTGCATCCACTGCCAGCCCGACGTATCAGCCGTGGGTCACCACACGGCAGAGGTCTGGCCAGGATGAACGCCTGCAGCCGGTCCCCGGCGCCGGGATCAGGGCCGCCCGGCCTTCGTCGGCGGCGCTCCGCCGGTAGGCGCCATGGACGGATCAGCGGTGGCCGGGGAACCGCAGGGCGTTCGCCCAGAGCCGGGTGACCGTGGACACGAGTTCCTCGAAATCCACTGGCGTACCTTCTTCTTGCCTGTCCCCGAGCACGAAGGCGCTGTAGGCCATGGCGCTGACCATGCTCGAGAGCGCCCGGGAGGCCATCATCGGATCGACCTCACGGTCTGCGACACCCCGCGCCTGCAGGTCCGCGATGCCGCGGGCGTTACGGCGAATGAACGCATCCGAGCGGCGGCTTCGGAACTCCCGGAACTCCGGCTCCACTTGTGCGACCTGCTCAAGCAGTCCCATCAGCTTGGCGTTCCGGCGGTACGCCTTGAGATAGGCCCGATTGCTCGCCTCGAGTACCGCATAGGGATCGTCGGTTCCCTCCACCCGGCCCATGCCGGGGTGCAGCATGTCCTCCTGCGCCTCCAGGAGGACGGCGGCAAGCACCTCTTCCTTGTTGGCGAAGTAGGTGTAGAAGGACCCCGACGCGCATCGGGCCTCTTTGGTGATGTCGGCCAGGCGGGCGTCGAGGTAGCCGTCCCGCTCGAACACCTTGCGCGCGGCCTTCACCAATGCGGCGCGTGTCCGTGCTCCGCGCGTCGTCGCCGGCGGCTCGCGAAGCGGTACGGGGGGCGCCACCGGAGGTGCCTTCTCGCTGTCCTCGGGCGCAGTGGTGTCCATCCTCGAAAGAATACGTGAATCCGACGCCGGCCTCATGACGGTCAGTGCCGGCGAACGGGTACGTCACCCAGCGCGGGGTCGCGGGTCAGCCCCGTACGGTCGATGGAACGCTTCAGGATCTTCCCGCTCGGGCCCTTGGGCAGCGCGTCGACGAACCGGATGATGCGCGGGATCTTGTAGGCGGACAGTCGCTCTCGTGTCCAGTCCGACACCTCCGCGGCACTGAGATCGGAACCGGGCCGAGTGGCGACGAGTGCGGCGACCTCCTCGCCGTAGTGGTCGTCGGGAACGCCGATCACGGCCGCCTCGATGATGTCCGGGTGCACGTAGAGAACTTCCTCGACCTCACCGGGGTAGACGTTGTAGCCGCCCCGGATGATCAGGTCCTTGATCCTGTCGACGATGCGCAGGTCGCCGTCTGTGTCGGTTTCGCCCAGGTCGCCGGTCCGGAACCAGCCGTCGGGCGAGACTGCCGCGGCGGTGTCCGCGGGGCGGTTCCAGTAGCCGCGCATCACCGTGGGTCCCTTGATGTGGACCTCGCCGACGGTGCCCGGCGGGCACTCGTTGCCCTCGATGTCGCGCACCTGGAGCTGCATCCCCGGGACCGCCCGGCCGGTGTACCCGGTCTTGCCACCGCGGTCGAGGTCGTTGAAGGTGCCGAACGCGGTGGTCTCGGTGAGTCCGTAGCCTTCGAGGATGGTGCATCCGAAGCGGGCCTCGAAGGCCCGGGCGATCTCTCCGGGCAGCGACGCGCCACCGGAGACGGCGACACGGAGTTGGGCGAAGTCCGCCGGGTTCGCATCGCCCGCAGCGTGCAGCATCGCGTTCCACATGGTCGGTACGCCGGCCATGATGGTCAGCCGGTCGCGACGCAGCATCTCCAGCATCGTCACCGGGTCGAATCGGGCCAGCAACGACATGGAACCGCCCGCGGTCAACGTCGCCATCATGACCGCCGCCTGCCCGAACACGTGGAACAGCGGGAGTCCGGTGCCCGTACGGTCGGAGCTCGATGCGCGGCTGCACTCCGCGCCGATCTCCCCTGCGGACAACAGGTTTCCGATCGTGAGCTGGGCACCCTTCGGCCGCCCTGTCGTACCCGAGGTGTACAGAATGGCTGCGGTCTCGTCGCGGTCCCGGTCCACGACGCGGCTGGGGGCGGTCCCGGTGACCATCGCGCCCGGCGACAGCGTCCAAGAGGGCACCTCGAGCGCCGAGGCGGCCTCCGCGACGGCGGGGCCCAGGGTGTGCCATGCGATCGTCAGGGAGCACCCGGCGTCGCCGAGAACGTACTCGGCCTCGGCACGGGTGGACATCGTGTTGACCGGCACCACGACGCATCCCGCGGCCTGTATTCCGAGGTAGGCCACCACGAACTCGGGCACCGACGGTGCGGCCAGCAGCACCCGGTCCCCGGGCGTCAGGCCCGCGGCGGTCAGGGCGCCCGC contains these protein-coding regions:
- a CDS encoding ferredoxin; its protein translation is MDLYFDPVPLLDDARGAFLGQWSERKWLNVPGPFYGAETDNCGTGRIHAPELVLYEADYFTEYVYRQPRTPEELQQLVDAAEAEAFSGYGCDCDTHWTPAAVREWWRDRGRIREYLANRRADWEADDAKAGQGVAAAALKYAAYLDGELASHLRVYLFWLEERRSPTVADRLPQL
- a CDS encoding DUF2267 domain-containing protein: MAKAWDSSGPQPQVQDRGEYATICEAERVTRAVLATPGAHLVGAGRKELAEHLSPQYRPLLSDPLPATRLPSGIRRGRRPLIEDTTPETARWDTGAVLSTLAEAAGDDLLHRTSPTCLPATRYCSAAPNWTNPARNIQHREPTVAAQRAAGGKSRCCERVRVVSFRGYSWATIRVAQGEGGGVDLGRVR
- a CDS encoding GNAT family N-acetyltransferase, producing the protein MPYSPMPLRLDTARMTLRQWTEPDIDAHRVLVAERGGGMPSFEDNRRMIEDQRAASALTGIALMPVIRRDVGDFIGYCGLTVGRASVDEPEIAYELFRRVHGQGYATEAASAVLDAAIATGRKRLWATVRPWNAPSFRVLEKLGFERDHVSTDESGELVWLTRSLP
- a CDS encoding DUF6233 domain-containing protein, producing MAGKRRRPVKQDEARRLLAGGTSGCIHCQPDVSAVGHHTAEVWPG
- a CDS encoding TetR/AcrR family transcriptional regulator, which translates into the protein MDTTAPEDSEKAPPVAPPVPLREPPATTRGARTRAALVKAARKVFERDGYLDARLADITKEARCASGSFYTYFANKEEVLAAVLLEAQEDMLHPGMGRVEGTDDPYAVLEASNRAYLKAYRRNAKLMGLLEQVAQVEPEFREFRSRRSDAFIRRNARGIADLQARGVADREVDPMMASRALSSMVSAMAYSAFVLGDRQEEGTPVDFEELVSTVTRLWANALRFPGHR
- a CDS encoding class I adenylate-forming enzyme family protein, coding for MVSVLDPVCRHAAATPHTIALRGGADQWTYRQLRDASVRYAGALTAAGLTPGDRVLLAAPSVPEFVVAYLGIQAAGCVVVPVNTMSTRAEAEYVLGDAGCSLTIAWHTLGPAVAEAASALEVPSWTLSPGAMVTGTAPSRVVDRDRDETAAILYTSGTTGRPKGAQLTIGNLLSAGEIGAECSRASSSDRTGTGLPLFHVFGQAAVMMATLTAGGSMSLLARFDPVTMLEMLRRDRLTIMAGVPTMWNAMLHAAGDANPADFAQLRVAVSGGASLPGEIARAFEARFGCTILEGYGLTETTAFGTFNDLDRGGKTGYTGRAVPGMQLQVRDIEGNECPPGTVGEVHIKGPTVMRGYWNRPADTAAAVSPDGWFRTGDLGETDTDGDLRIVDRIKDLIIRGGYNVYPGEVEEVLYVHPDIIEAAVIGVPDDHYGEEVAALVATRPGSDLSAAEVSDWTRERLSAYKIPRIIRFVDALPKGPSGKILKRSIDRTGLTRDPALGDVPVRRH